A genomic window from Desulfobacterales bacterium includes:
- the pilB gene encoding type IV-A pilus assembly ATPase PilB codes for MAKPATMQQRPGTTAGKKSSLKATIRDQSGAGKTKIGEVLSKEGQITSFQLEEALNYQKKHDGRLGNILLRLGYIEDETISSVLSRIHNYSSVTISKITPDPEAVNLVPYEIAKKYMAFPFKLEGDQLSVVMAEPTDTGAVEGLQKEIKKSLDVSVSTERDIAEAYQKYYGISEEEHASYVSLTIEESEEEDRMSEVDDFGSLVSEALEDIELASTETEDISDQYSASDGPIIKLVNGILITAINEGVSDIHIEPFENSLQVRYRLDGSLYKSKNFPVSIKNALTSRIKILAGLNIAERRVPQDGRIKLKIGRKKAVDFRVSTLPTLFGESTVMRILDRGALNVDLTVMGFEKDTFAALKRCISRPYGLLLVTGPTGSGKTTTLYSILNRLNTEDTKILTAEDPVEFNFKGINQVNVRDEVGMTFAAALKAFLRQDPDIIMVGEIRDMDTAEIAIKAAMTGHLVFSTLHTNDCPSTIGRLIDIGIPPYMLASAVTMVLSQRLARKLCPNCKTQVDHYNPEELEVAGFSKEEIPELKLYGPQGCPACKGSGYKGRTGLYELMEVTDEVGKAISANVAEDQLRKTAIQEGMKTLRDAALEKARQGVISFEEVMKRTVITKESMPAYLVTPDVERYEDKDVIIREGNQDKDFFKLIQGALVVVKGGKKIAEITEPDEYFGEMAVLTNESRSASIISKGRSVIKRFPGDKLHEVIEKYPDVARHLFGIMASRLHHANEVTVNLINERLQRS; via the coding sequence ATGGCAAAACCCGCAACGATGCAACAACGCCCCGGCACAACGGCCGGCAAGAAATCGAGCCTGAAAGCCACCATTCGGGACCAGTCGGGTGCCGGCAAGACCAAAATCGGCGAGGTGTTGTCCAAGGAAGGGCAAATTACCAGCTTTCAGCTTGAAGAGGCGCTCAATTATCAAAAAAAACATGATGGCCGGCTGGGCAACATTCTCCTTCGATTGGGCTATATTGAAGATGAGACCATCTCCAGTGTGTTAAGCCGGATTCATAATTATTCCTCGGTCACGATTTCCAAAATCACGCCGGATCCGGAAGCCGTCAACCTTGTCCCCTATGAGATCGCCAAAAAATACATGGCCTTTCCCTTCAAGTTGGAAGGAGATCAATTGTCCGTGGTTATGGCGGAGCCGACGGATACGGGGGCTGTCGAAGGTCTTCAGAAGGAGATCAAAAAAAGCCTGGATGTCAGCGTCTCCACGGAAAGAGATATTGCGGAGGCATATCAAAAATATTACGGCATCAGCGAAGAGGAGCACGCAAGCTATGTCTCCTTAACGATTGAAGAGAGCGAGGAAGAAGACCGAATGTCCGAAGTGGACGACTTCGGCTCTCTTGTGTCCGAGGCGCTTGAAGACATAGAACTGGCCTCAACGGAAACAGAGGATATTTCGGACCAGTATTCCGCTTCGGACGGTCCGATCATCAAGCTGGTTAACGGTATTTTGATCACCGCCATTAACGAGGGGGTCAGCGATATTCATATCGAGCCGTTTGAAAATTCGCTGCAAGTTCGCTACCGGCTGGACGGTTCTCTGTATAAGTCGAAAAACTTTCCAGTTTCCATTAAAAATGCCCTGACGTCGAGAATTAAGATCCTTGCCGGTCTTAATATTGCCGAGCGACGTGTTCCCCAAGACGGCCGCATCAAATTGAAGATCGGCAGGAAAAAAGCGGTGGATTTCCGCGTCTCGACGCTTCCGACCCTGTTCGGTGAGAGCACGGTCATGCGAATTCTGGACAGGGGGGCGCTCAATGTCGATTTGACGGTGATGGGGTTTGAAAAGGACACCTTTGCCGCGCTGAAGCGATGTATCAGCCGCCCCTATGGTCTCTTGCTCGTCACCGGCCCCACCGGCAGCGGGAAAACGACCACGCTTTATTCGATTCTAAACCGCTTGAATACGGAAGATACCAAGATTTTAACGGCGGAAGATCCGGTTGAATTCAATTTCAAAGGGATCAACCAGGTCAATGTCAGGGATGAAGTGGGCATGACCTTCGCCGCCGCGCTGAAGGCCTTTTTACGCCAGGATCCGGATATTATCATGGTGGGCGAAATTCGGGATATGGATACCGCCGAAATCGCCATTAAGGCGGCCATGACCGGGCATCTGGTTTTCAGCACGCTTCACACCAATGATTGCCCTTCCACTATCGGCCGGCTGATCGATATCGGTATTCCGCCCTATATGCTTGCCTCGGCCGTGACCATGGTGCTTTCCCAGCGACTGGCTCGAAAACTTTGTCCCAATTGCAAAACGCAAGTGGATCATTATAACCCCGAGGAACTCGAGGTGGCCGGATTTTCCAAAGAAGAGATTCCGGAACTCAAACTCTATGGCCCTCAGGGGTGCCCCGCCTGCAAGGGGTCCGGATATAAGGGCCGAACCGGTCTTTATGAGCTCATGGAGGTCACCGATGAGGTCGGTAAAGCCATCAGTGCCAATGTCGCAGAAGATCAGTTGCGCAAAACCGCCATACAGGAAGGTATGAAAACACTAAGGGACGCCGCCCTTGAAAAAGCGAGGCAGGGGGTTATCTCTTTTGAAGAGGTGATGAAGCGCACGGTCATCACCAAGGAATCGATGCCGGCTTACCTGGTGACACCGGATGTCGAACGGTATGAAGACAAGGACGTGATCATACGGGAAGGTAATCAGGACAAGGACTTTTTTAAATTGATTCAAGGCGCACTGGTGGTGGTTAAAGGCGGAAAGAAAATCGCTGAAATCACGGAACCCGATGAATATTTTGGTGAAATGGCGGTGCTTACGAACGAGTCTCGGTCCGCCTCTATTATTTCCAAGGGCCGATCGGTGATCAAGCGATTTCCCGGAGACAAATTGCATGAGGTCATCGAAAAATATCCGGATGTGGCGCGTCACCTTTTCGGCATCATGGCCTCCCGGCTCCATCACGCCAACGAGGTGACCGTTAATCTGATTAACGAACGGCTTCAGCGAAGTTGA
- a CDS encoding M48 family metalloprotease, translating to MFGNFIHFIVVLLIYATYQPVEETNFSLVESLFLFVCLAILFAGQTWVSFHNLEKRVHQDRLSRLDHRFSAIVLRQSVLAIGLFAVDIYGLNITSFLSALPFFSMVPTLQALCCLGIYIGYLSIIWSCAHTAYRQIYPTRISRASYVGSNITFSVPVLIPWLVLSALADLIQLLPFEFTRHLFSTTWGQVSYFLIFMVVIALVGPTLIQIFWRCKPLENNSYRELIEARCRKAGITYNDIVYWPIFGGSMITAGVMGLVGKFRYILVTKSLLRYLSSEELDAVIAHEIGHVKKHHLLFYLMFFTGFMFLSLATQNVFLYAILYTQPIYRLLTGFGVSAATITSALDALLFILIFIVYFRYLFGFFMRNFERQADAYVYTQLDSAGPLVSTLKKIGLASGQPMDKPNWHHFSIGERIRFLETCETDRSRISRHDRKIKTGIAAYILGFFLIGSFGYQLQYSEGGKTFYRETLIRYIESQLKEDPSNPAVLKVLGLLYTEKGDQAQAKKEFDQAVTAYEQSLRYDMHNPYALNNLAWLYATSEAEKFRNPQRALSLALAAARLERSAQILDTLAECYYINGDKEAAISAATEALRSATENRNYFQDQLERFKR from the coding sequence ATGTTTGGCAACTTCATTCATTTTATCGTTGTTCTGCTGATTTATGCCACCTATCAGCCCGTTGAAGAGACGAATTTCAGCCTCGTCGAATCTCTCTTTTTGTTTGTCTGCCTGGCGATTTTATTTGCGGGACAGACCTGGGTGTCCTTCCACAACCTGGAAAAACGGGTTCATCAGGATCGGTTAAGCCGGCTCGATCATCGGTTCAGTGCGATTGTGCTGAGGCAATCGGTTCTGGCGATCGGTCTTTTTGCCGTTGATATATACGGGCTGAACATCACCTCTTTTCTTTCCGCCCTTCCCTTTTTCTCCATGGTTCCGACCCTTCAGGCGCTTTGTTGCCTCGGAATATATATCGGTTACCTATCCATCATCTGGTCCTGTGCGCACACCGCGTATCGGCAAATCTACCCCACCCGCATCAGCCGGGCTTCTTATGTGGGGTCCAACATCACCTTTTCGGTCCCTGTCCTGATTCCATGGCTTGTGTTATCGGCATTGGCGGATCTAATTCAGCTGCTTCCCTTTGAATTCACCCGCCACCTTTTTTCAACCACATGGGGGCAGGTTTCATATTTCCTTATTTTTATGGTTGTCATCGCGCTGGTCGGTCCAACCCTGATTCAAATATTCTGGCGCTGTAAACCCCTTGAAAACAATTCATACCGGGAATTGATCGAGGCTCGCTGCCGAAAAGCAGGGATCACCTATAACGATATCGTCTACTGGCCCATTTTCGGCGGCTCGATGATCACGGCCGGCGTTATGGGGCTTGTCGGGAAATTCCGATACATTCTTGTCACCAAATCCCTGCTTCGATATCTGTCCTCTGAGGAACTCGATGCCGTCATTGCGCATGAAATCGGACATGTCAAAAAACACCACCTTTTGTTTTACCTGATGTTCTTTACCGGTTTCATGTTTTTATCCCTGGCCACTCAAAACGTATTTCTTTATGCCATCCTTTATACCCAACCGATATATCGGCTGTTGACCGGATTCGGCGTTTCCGCCGCGACCATTACTTCCGCTCTGGACGCCTTGCTGTTCATTCTTATTTTTATTGTCTATTTTCGGTATCTTTTTGGATTTTTCATGCGCAATTTCGAGCGTCAGGCAGACGCTTACGTTTACACTCAACTCGACAGCGCGGGACCGCTTGTCTCGACCTTGAAAAAAATCGGCCTTGCCAGCGGCCAGCCCATGGACAAGCCGAACTGGCATCACTTCAGCATCGGGGAGCGAATTCGGTTCCTTGAAACATGTGAGACCGATCGCAGCCGAATCAGTCGGCACGATCGAAAAATCAAAACGGGAATTGCCGCCTATATCTTAGGGTTTTTTCTGATCGGCAGCTTCGGTTACCAGTTGCAATACAGCGAAGGCGGAAAAACCTTTTATCGGGAAACGCTCATCCGCTATATCGAAAGCCAATTAAAGGAAGACCCGAGTAATCCGGCCGTATTAAAGGTACTGGGCCTGCTTTATACGGAAAAAGGGGACCAGGCGCAGGCCAAAAAAGAGTTTGATCAGGCCGTAACCGCCTATGAGCAATCCCTTCGATACGATATGCATAACCCCTATGCGCTCAACAATCTGGCCTGGCTCTATGCGACAAGCGAGGCGGAAAAGTTCCGCAACCCCCAACGCGCGCTTTCCTTGGCATTGGCCGCCGCGCGGTTGGAGCGCTCGGCCCAGATTCTCGACACACTGGCCGAATGCTATTATATCAACGGAGATAAGGAGGCCGCTATCAGCGCGGCAACTGAAGCCTTGAGGTCGGCGACAGAAAACCGAAACTATTTTCAGGATCAACTCGAGAGATTTAAACGCTGA
- a CDS encoding GntR family transcriptional regulator → MNEEIQPSPVLNPQSPIPLYRQLADILSGKIRSGQYRPGDRIASEIEMARVYGIGRPTARQATESLIRKGLLTRKRGAGTFVQKAPKEVDLFSLGGTLASFQKKGVAIRTEILHVMRMVLVPPDAGHPFSGAQAYYFSRLSYADANPVLIEDIYLHAALFSGIDRIDLAGRSLSQAVEEVFFMRPTSGKQLFRAMHPSRSQAKQLQIPIEMPILSVQRFLHFPQADNAVYSILTCRTDRFDFSQFLGGVGYENTGIL, encoded by the coding sequence ATGAATGAAGAAATACAACCATCACCTGTACTCAACCCGCAATCACCGATACCGCTTTATCGACAGTTGGCGGATATTCTATCTGGGAAAATAAGATCAGGACAATATCGGCCCGGGGATCGGATTGCTTCGGAAATCGAGATGGCCAGAGTTTACGGTATCGGCCGCCCCACGGCCAGGCAGGCCACAGAATCTCTTATTCGCAAGGGGCTGCTCACGCGAAAACGGGGCGCCGGAACCTTTGTTCAGAAAGCGCCAAAGGAGGTGGACCTTTTTTCTCTCGGCGGTACCCTTGCCTCTTTTCAGAAAAAAGGCGTGGCCATTCGGACGGAAATATTGCATGTCATGCGAATGGTTTTGGTGCCGCCCGATGCGGGCCATCCATTTTCGGGCGCGCAGGCATATTATTTTTCACGGCTCAGTTATGCGGATGCCAATCCCGTGTTGATCGAGGATATCTACCTGCATGCAGCGCTTTTTTCAGGGATTGACCGGATTGATCTGGCAGGTAGATCCCTTTCTCAGGCCGTGGAGGAAGTATTTTTCATGCGGCCGACCTCGGGGAAACAATTATTCCGGGCGATGCATCCGAGCCGTTCGCAGGCAAAGCAGTTGCAAATACCGATTGAAATGCCGATCCTGTCTGTTCAGCGATTTCTTCATTTTCCGCAAGCCGATAATGCGGTGTATTCGATTTTAACCTGTCGTACGGACCGATTCGATTTTTCACAATTTTTAGGAGGTGTCGGGTATGAAAACACGGGGATATTATAA
- a CDS encoding response regulator transcription factor: MMSYRIVLADDHAILREGIKSIINATERLSVVGEASDGLELIRLLRKVDTDMAILDISMPNLRGIEALHEIKAHYPHIKVLILSMHKKKEYLQRVLSAGAEGFLLKEDTGNELVNAISAIRKGGTFLSPIFLKEYSQDLIGICRGARHDEKELLSHRERQVLELIVEGKTSQEIAMLLYISVRTVQHHRANIRRKLNIKKTVDLVRYAMSHGYAGALSEADS, encoded by the coding sequence ATGATGAGTTATCGTATCGTTCTTGCCGATGATCATGCCATCTTACGCGAAGGCATCAAAAGCATTATCAATGCTACCGAGCGATTGTCGGTTGTGGGGGAGGCCAGCGACGGACTTGAATTGATCCGGCTGTTGAGAAAGGTCGATACGGACATGGCTATTCTTGATATTTCCATGCCGAACCTCAGGGGAATTGAGGCCCTTCATGAGATAAAGGCCCATTACCCTCATATTAAAGTGCTCATCTTGAGCATGCACAAAAAAAAGGAATACTTACAGCGAGTGCTCTCCGCCGGTGCCGAAGGCTTTCTGCTCAAGGAGGATACCGGCAATGAACTCGTCAACGCCATCAGCGCCATTCGAAAAGGCGGCACCTTTTTATCCCCGATATTTTTAAAGGAGTATTCGCAGGATCTGATCGGTATTTGCAGAGGAGCTCGTCATGATGAGAAAGAGCTGCTGTCCCACAGGGAACGTCAGGTGCTTGAACTGATTGTGGAGGGGAAAACCAGTCAGGAAATTGCCATGCTGCTGTATATCAGTGTTCGAACCGTTCAGCATCACCGGGCCAATATTCGGCGGAAATTAAACATAAAAAAGACAGTCGATTTGGTTCGCTACGCCATGAGTCATGGCTATGCCGGCGCCTTGTCGGAGGCCGACAGTTGA
- a CDS encoding epoxyqueuosine reductase QueH — MRVLMHICCAPCSIFPINRLRSEAMEIRGFFYRHNIHPWKECERREEALRAYAETISLPVIYQKGYDMEVFLQNVAFRESDRCRYCYHDRLKTTALLAKRGRFDCFTSTLLYSKFQQHDVIRATGEAVAKSTGIPFLYRDFREGWKEGVDQSKAFNMYRQPYCGCIYSEKERYYKAR; from the coding sequence ATGAGGGTTTTGATGCATATTTGTTGTGCGCCATGCAGCATTTTTCCCATCAACCGCCTTCGCAGTGAGGCGATGGAGATAAGGGGTTTCTTTTATCGCCACAATATTCACCCGTGGAAGGAATGCGAACGCCGGGAAGAGGCGCTTCGAGCCTATGCCGAGACGATCTCGTTACCGGTCATTTATCAAAAAGGCTATGACATGGAAGTGTTTCTGCAGAACGTGGCCTTTCGGGAATCAGACCGTTGCCGGTATTGCTACCATGATCGGCTGAAAACCACCGCCTTATTGGCCAAGCGCGGCCGGTTTGACTGTTTTACCTCAACCCTTCTTTACAGCAAATTTCAACAGCATGATGTCATCAGGGCCACGGGCGAAGCCGTCGCGAAATCCACCGGCATCCCTTTTTTGTACCGGGACTTCAGGGAAGGCTGGAAAGAAGGCGTGGACCAATCTAAAGCGTTCAACATGTACCGCCAACCGTATTGCGGCTGCATCTATAGTGAAAAAGAGAGATATTACAAAGCGCGTTGA
- the trpB gene encoding tryptophan synthase subunit beta, whose translation MKTRGYYNGFGGAFLPEILVATFEALDETFQAAKNDPGFWREYKAIMSSYSCRPTPVTFAENLSRHFGGARIYIKREDLNHTGAHKINNVMGQGLLTRRMGKTRVIAETGAGQHGVATATMAAKFGFDCTIYMGEVDVARQRPNVFWMERLGATVVPVKEGSRILKDAINEAFRDWVANMDTTHYVLGTACGPHPFPEMVAYFQSIIGEEARKQLLEIAGKLPDRVYACVGGGSNALGVFSGFWNDPVTLVGVEAGGEGIASGRHAVRLAASDASVGVAQGYKTFFLQNSDGQMKETHSVAAGLDYVGVSPILAHHAQTGRVRFEYATDREVIDAVSLTIQKEGVIPALESAHAFARAFREAPTLSKTDVILINQSGRGDKDIFTVADAFNDPKWRAFIIEKAEGYHA comes from the coding sequence ATGAAAACACGGGGATATTATAACGGGTTCGGCGGTGCGTTTCTTCCCGAAATTCTGGTTGCAACCTTTGAAGCGCTTGATGAGACTTTTCAGGCCGCAAAAAATGATCCCGGTTTTTGGCGGGAATATAAGGCGATCATGTCCAGCTATTCCTGCCGGCCGACACCGGTCACTTTTGCTGAAAATTTGAGCCGCCATTTTGGCGGTGCTCGAATTTACATCAAGCGGGAGGATTTAAACCATACTGGCGCCCACAAGATCAATAATGTCATGGGTCAGGGCCTTTTGACCCGGCGAATGGGCAAAACGCGGGTTATCGCGGAAACGGGAGCCGGCCAACACGGGGTCGCCACGGCCACCATGGCCGCAAAATTCGGATTTGATTGCACCATATACATGGGTGAAGTCGATGTTGCGCGTCAGCGGCCCAACGTGTTCTGGATGGAGCGGCTGGGGGCCACCGTGGTTCCGGTCAAGGAGGGCAGCCGGATTTTAAAGGATGCCATAAACGAAGCGTTCAGGGATTGGGTTGCCAACATGGATACAACGCACTATGTGTTGGGCACGGCCTGCGGCCCACACCCATTTCCGGAAATGGTAGCTTATTTTCAGTCGATTATCGGAGAAGAGGCCAGGAAGCAGCTGCTTGAAATCGCAGGAAAACTGCCAGACCGGGTATATGCCTGCGTGGGAGGTGGGTCCAATGCGTTGGGTGTTTTTTCGGGATTTTGGAATGATCCGGTGACGCTGGTCGGTGTGGAGGCGGGCGGCGAGGGGATCGCTTCGGGGCGCCATGCCGTGCGGCTGGCGGCTTCGGACGCCAGTGTGGGGGTTGCCCAAGGGTATAAAACCTTCTTTCTGCAGAACAGTGACGGGCAGATGAAAGAAACCCATAGCGTGGCGGCGGGTCTTGACTATGTCGGGGTATCTCCCATTCTGGCCCACCATGCCCAAACGGGCCGTGTTCGCTTTGAATATGCCACGGATCGAGAGGTTATCGACGCCGTGTCACTGACCATTCAAAAGGAGGGTGTCATTCCCGCCCTGGAGTCCGCCCATGCGTTTGCCCGTGCCTTTCGTGAAGCGCCCACGCTATCGAAAACCGATGTGATTCTGATTAACCAGTCCGGCCGGGGAGATAAGGATATCTTCACGGTGGCGGACGCATTTAACGACCCGAAATGGCGTGCGTTCATTATCGAAAAGGCGGAGGGCTATCATGCTTGA
- a CDS encoding YggS family pyridoxal phosphate-dependent enzyme, whose product MKSILLNIEARIRKAAIEANRDPESVRLVAVSKTKPIELVRKAIEAGANIIGENYVQEARDKFTALGALSASWHFIGHLQSNKAKYAVRIFDLIHTVDSLNLAAELNRQAAKINKIQDILIQVNIAEEDSKSGVSPSGAPSLIEAIAPLAHVRIKGLMCIPPFFDAPQKAQPYFRALRLLRDELEQKNNPNVTLTELSMGMTGDFEVAIAEGATLVRIGTALFGRRE is encoded by the coding sequence TTGAAATCAATTTTGCTCAATATCGAAGCGCGCATTCGCAAGGCGGCCATCGAAGCAAACAGAGATCCGGAATCCGTTCGCCTGGTGGCGGTCAGCAAGACCAAGCCGATTGAACTGGTTCGAAAAGCCATCGAAGCCGGGGCAAACATTATCGGTGAAAACTATGTTCAGGAAGCCCGGGACAAGTTCACCGCACTGGGCGCGCTTTCAGCATCCTGGCATTTCATCGGACATCTTCAATCCAACAAGGCCAAATATGCGGTTCGAATATTTGATCTGATTCATACGGTGGATTCCCTCAACCTGGCGGCCGAACTCAACCGACAGGCCGCTAAAATCAATAAAATTCAGGATATTCTGATACAAGTGAATATCGCGGAAGAAGATAGCAAGTCCGGAGTGTCCCCATCCGGTGCGCCATCACTGATCGAGGCAATTGCCCCCCTTGCCCATGTTCGAATCAAGGGGTTGATGTGCATTCCGCCCTTTTTTGATGCGCCGCAAAAGGCACAGCCCTATTTCAGGGCCTTGCGCTTATTGCGGGACGAACTGGAGCAGAAAAACAACCCGAATGTCACCCTGACAGAGCTATCCATGGGAATGACCGGTGATTTCGAGGTCGCCATTGCGGAAGGCGCCACGCTGGTACGCATCGGAACTGCTCTTTTCGGGAGGCGTGAATGA
- the trpA gene encoding tryptophan synthase subunit alpha — protein MLETYIKNRLTEKDILLMTHIVLGYPSMETSMEIVAAMVDAGVDLIELQIPFSEPIADGPVILRANQIALASGVTVKQCLETAGKMARAFDIPFLLMTYYNILFKYGVAPFAAVMKANALRGAIVPDLPPEESEAYLSAMKANGLAPIYIFSPTTALKRMKLIAEVGSGFIYCVARKGVTGAETDFSAGLETYIQQCRSATNLPLALGFGVRQRDEIDFLKGKADIAVIGSEMIRRIEAHGVGAVKPFISSLR, from the coding sequence ATGCTTGAGACGTATATCAAAAACAGATTAACGGAAAAAGACATTCTGTTGATGACCCATATTGTTCTCGGATATCCGTCAATGGAAACGTCCATGGAAATCGTCGCCGCCATGGTCGATGCCGGGGTGGATCTCATCGAGTTGCAGATTCCGTTTTCAGAACCGATTGCCGATGGGCCCGTGATTCTTCGCGCCAACCAAATCGCCCTGGCATCGGGCGTTACGGTGAAACAATGCCTTGAAACCGCCGGGAAAATGGCGCGAGCCTTTGATATTCCGTTTTTATTGATGACCTATTATAATATCTTATTTAAATACGGGGTCGCACCGTTTGCCGCCGTCATGAAGGCAAACGCGCTTCGCGGGGCGATCGTCCCGGATTTGCCACCCGAGGAAAGCGAAGCGTATCTTTCCGCCATGAAAGCCAACGGGCTGGCGCCGATCTATATCTTTTCGCCCACGACGGCATTGAAGCGAATGAAATTGATCGCCGAGGTTGGCAGCGGCTTTATTTATTGTGTCGCCAGAAAAGGCGTGACCGGTGCTGAAACCGATTTTTCAGCCGGACTTGAAACCTATATTCAGCAATGCCGAAGCGCCACGAACCTTCCGCTGGCGTTGGGTTTCGGTGTAAGACAGCGGGATGAAATCGATTTTCTAAAAGGCAAGGCGGATATCGCTGTTATCGGCTCAGAGATGATCCGGCGCATTGAGGCGCACGGCGTGGGTGCGGTGAAGCCCTTCATCTCGTCCTTGCGATAG
- a CDS encoding Maf family protein produces MKITDKNTSIILASKSPRRRYLLKQAGLKFSVVPSDFDEDTVAPVDPPLFARTLAEAKARDVARKYPESWVIGADTIVLIDQMILGKPASRDDARCMLQRLSNQTHQVLTGYCICCQKKGRFFSDTVSTDVTFKALTENEIEWYIHTDEPFDKAGAYAIQGLGTFLVKAINGSYTNVVGLPVCEVIELLIREGVVGFQTHTAEYV; encoded by the coding sequence ATGAAAATCACGGATAAAAATACCTCGATTATTCTGGCTTCCAAGTCGCCACGCCGCAGATATTTGCTAAAGCAGGCCGGCCTGAAATTCTCTGTCGTGCCGAGTGATTTCGATGAAGATACCGTTGCGCCCGTCGATCCGCCGCTGTTTGCGCGAACGCTGGCTGAAGCCAAGGCGCGTGACGTAGCCCGCAAATATCCGGAAAGCTGGGTAATCGGTGCGGACACCATTGTTTTGATCGACCAAATGATACTCGGTAAACCCGCTTCACGTGACGATGCCAGATGCATGCTGCAACGGCTGAGCAATCAGACGCATCAGGTGCTCACCGGCTATTGTATCTGTTGCCAAAAAAAGGGGCGGTTTTTTTCCGATACAGTGTCGACGGATGTCACCTTTAAGGCACTCACCGAAAATGAAATCGAATGGTACATTCACACGGACGAGCCGTTTGACAAAGCCGGGGCCTACGCCATTCAGGGACTCGGCACCTTTCTGGTCAAAGCGATCAACGGCTCTTACACCAATGTGGTCGGCCTGCCGGTGTGTGAGGTCATCGAATTATTGATTCGTGAAGGGGTCGTGGGGTTTCAGACGCATACAGCGGAATATGTCTGA